The region TCAGGATACCCGGACTGCCGCCCCGAGTTCTTTGAGTCATTCAGGGAGATGCTCATGAAGGGTACGAAAGCTGGAACGGAAGGCCGGGCGGTCGAGATAAGGACTCCGATCATCGACCTTTCCAAGGCCGACATCGTGAGGAAGGGAAAGGAACTGAACGCTCCGCTGCATCTGACGTGGTCATGCTACAACGGCGGCGCGAGGGCTTGCGGCCGTTGCGATTCATGCCGGCTGAGGCTCAAAGGGTTCAGGGAAGCCGGATATAAGGACGAGATAGAATACGAGGGATAAAATGAAGATATGCGAATATTTCAGATCGATCCAGGGAGAGGGTCTGATGATAGGCGTCCCGACATATTTCATAAGGACGGCGGGGTGCAATCTGAGGTGCGATTGGTGCGATACCAAATATGCCCTGGAAGGCGGCATGGAAGCATCCGTTGACGAGATCATGGAGATGGTGGACGACACCGAGAACGTGTGTATCACCGGCGGGGAGCCGATGCTCCAGAAGGACACCCCTGAGCTGTTGGACAGACTTCTGAAGGCGGGAAAAAAGATAGTGATCGAAACGAACGGGTCAAAGGACATATCATGGATACCAAAGGATGAGAGGGTGATCGTCAGTCTTGATATCAAATGCCCCTCGTCGGGGATGTCAGAGAGGAATCTCCTTTCGAATCTGGAGCACATCGGGAAGAAGGACCAGATCAAATTTGTGATAGGCGGAGCGGTGGACCTGAACTACGCGATCCGGTTCATAAGAGAGAACCCCGTAGACACGAACATAATATTCTGTCCCGTGGGAGGAATGGACCTGCTACCGATAGCCGAAGAGGTTGTCAACAGAAAACTGAATGTGAGGGTGCTGCCTCAGCTTCATAAGATAATATGGGGAGAAAAGAGGTCAGTCTGACCCCGCTCTTTTCCTTAACTCAGTTCTTCTTTTGAGGTCCGCGACGCACTCTTCGACGGCCCCTTCTTCGTCGTAAGCCACATGTATCCCGGCCTTGCCTAGTATGTCGAGGCCGTGGGAGCCTATGCCGCCGGTGATCACCGCATCCACTCCCAGCCCGGCTATCGCATTGGCGACCTTCATGCCCGCACCCTCCAATTTCGCATATTCGTTCTCGATAACATGATAATCCAGCGTGTCGGAATCGACCACCAGGAAGAACGGCGCATGGCCGAAATCCTCCGCGACATATGAATCCAGCGTGTCCCCTTCCGCAATGACCACGACCTTCATTTTCTCTCCACCGTTCTTATGATCCTTTCCGTTATCTCATTGAACGCAGCGGCGGACCTCGATCCGGGATCGGCCACTACCACAGGCATGCCGGAGTCTCCCGACGCCGCTACGCCGGGCTCGAGAGGAATACGCCCCAAGAACTGTATGTTCAGGCTCTCCGCTGCTTTCTCTCCGCCGCCGGATCCGAATATCTCCGTAAGCTCGCCGCAGTGCGGACACACGAACCCGCTCATGTTCTCGATCAATCCTATAACAGGCAGTTTTGTCTGGGACGCGAAAGTGATGGATTTTCTGCTGTCAAGCAGAGCGACCTCCTGAGGCGTTGTTACGATAACGGCGCCGTCCGCTTTAGGTATCAGCTGAACGATCGATATCGCCTCGTCACCGGTCCCCGGAGGCATATCTACTATGAGGTAATCCAATTCGCCCCATTCCACGTCCTCTATGAACTGCCTTATTGCGCTCGTCTTCATCGGGCCTCTCCACATCACCGCCGAGTCCCTCTCCGGAAGCAGGAAAGCCATTGACATTATGCTGAGCGAGGGCGGGACCGATATTGGGATAAGCTTGTCATTTTCGTTTGCGTAGAGTTTCTCATCTTCTATGCGGAACATCTTTGGTATATTGGGGCCGGTGATGTCTATGTCCATGAGGCCGGTCTGATAGCCCTTCATAGAAAGGGCCTGAGCGAGGTTGGAGGAAACGGTGCTCTTACCCACCCCTCCCTTTCCGCTCATGACGATTACCACATGCTTGATCCTGGAAAGGCTGTCTTGCAGCTGGGTGTCCCTGACGATATCCTCGCCGCTCATCATTGGTTTTGACATAGAGTTCTTTCTCCTTGTTCCTAAATGTCCAGTACCGATATAGGGTTATCGGACCGACAGTCTGAGCCACATGACCAGGATGGGGACCGTCTGCAGGCAAACAGCGGATCATTCCGGACCTCCCTCAAGGGGCCGCTTCAATCAAAACAGTCTTCCCAAGCAGGGAGCTTCCTCATCATGGACAGCGCAGCGCTTTCC is a window of Candidatus Methanoplasma cognatum DNA encoding:
- a CDS encoding radical SAM protein produces the protein MKICEYFRSIQGEGLMIGVPTYFIRTAGCNLRCDWCDTKYALEGGMEASVDEIMEMVDDTENVCITGGEPMLQKDTPELLDRLLKAGKKIVIETNGSKDISWIPKDERVIVSLDIKCPSSGMSERNLLSNLEHIGKKDQIKFVIGGAVDLNYAIRFIRENPVDTNIIFCPVGGMDLLPIAEEVVNRKLNVRVLPQLHKIIWGEKRSV
- a CDS encoding NifB/NifX family molybdenum-iron cluster-binding protein, whose protein sequence is MKVVVIAEGDTLDSYVAEDFGHAPFFLVVDSDTLDYHVIENEYAKLEGAGMKVANAIAGLGVDAVITGGIGSHGLDILGKAGIHVAYDEEGAVEECVADLKRRTELRKRAGSD
- a CDS encoding Mrp/NBP35 family ATP-binding protein, producing MSKPMMSGEDIVRDTQLQDSLSRIKHVVIVMSGKGGVGKSTVSSNLAQALSMKGYQTGLMDIDITGPNIPKMFRIEDEKLYANENDKLIPISVPPSLSIMSMAFLLPERDSAVMWRGPMKTSAIRQFIEDVEWGELDYLIVDMPPGTGDEAISIVQLIPKADGAVIVTTPQEVALLDSRKSITFASQTKLPVIGLIENMSGFVCPHCGELTEIFGSGGGEKAAESLNIQFLGRIPLEPGVAASGDSGMPVVVADPGSRSAAAFNEITERIIRTVERK